In the Corynebacterium gerontici genome, one interval contains:
- a CDS encoding glycerate kinase — MKHRPHIIVAPDSFKGTASAEEAAEYLAEGIAEAFDCEITLAPMADGGEGTAAKFQGQDITLPTTNANGALIEATYRFDSASATAYIDAAAASGITLVEDHRPLIADTYGTGVLIADAQSRGATRIVLGLGGTATTDGGTGILVALGAQLLDAQQQTLPQGGGSLAQLETIDTAMLNIPAAGVEWVLLSDVDNPATGPRGAAAIFAPQKGADAGDVEKLDRGLAHLCQVTGVDPSTPGMGAAGGIGIGITWLSSLIYGEPKVCFLPGAKVVAQSAGVGADADLIVTGEGKFDDQSLHGKVVGSILELADATPVAIVAGAHEAEAGAVQVTLGAGEVRDQLRNAGREVAGWYQRHAMERNQG; from the coding sequence ATGAAGCACCGCCCCCACATCATTGTTGCGCCCGACTCTTTCAAGGGCACCGCAAGCGCCGAAGAAGCAGCAGAATATCTAGCAGAAGGTATCGCTGAGGCATTCGATTGCGAGATCACTCTCGCGCCCATGGCAGACGGCGGCGAGGGAACTGCCGCCAAATTTCAAGGCCAGGACATTACCCTTCCCACGACGAACGCCAACGGTGCCCTCATTGAGGCCACCTACCGCTTTGATTCCGCCAGTGCCACGGCTTATATCGATGCAGCCGCGGCATCCGGTATCACGCTCGTGGAGGATCACCGCCCACTGATTGCGGATACCTACGGAACCGGAGTGCTGATTGCGGATGCTCAATCCCGCGGGGCGACCCGAATTGTTCTTGGCCTCGGTGGCACCGCAACCACCGACGGAGGCACCGGCATCTTAGTCGCTTTGGGGGCGCAGCTCCTCGATGCACAGCAACAAACTTTGCCCCAGGGCGGCGGATCGTTAGCCCAGCTTGAAACGATCGATACTGCCATGCTGAACATTCCCGCCGCGGGCGTTGAGTGGGTGCTGCTCAGCGACGTGGACAATCCCGCCACTGGCCCGCGTGGTGCGGCCGCAATCTTCGCTCCGCAGAAGGGAGCGGACGCGGGGGACGTCGAAAAACTTGATCGTGGCCTCGCCCACCTGTGCCAGGTCACTGGCGTTGATCCGAGCACTCCTGGCATGGGAGCCGCTGGTGGCATTGGCATAGGCATTACCTGGCTATCCAGCCTGATCTATGGCGAACCCAAAGTGTGTTTCCTTCCCGGCGCGAAAGTCGTGGCACAGTCCGCTGGCGTTGGCGCGGACGCCGACTTGATCGTCACCGGGGAAGGCAAATTCGACGATCAGTCGCTGCATGGGAAGGTCGTCGGGTCAATCCTGGAGCTTGCCGACGCCACCCCCGTGGCCATTGTCGCTGGCGCACACGAGGCCGAGGCGGGGGCCGTGCAGGTCACCCTCGGCGCCGGCGAGGTTCGCGATCAGCTCCGGAACGCAGGTCGTGAGGTGGCTGGGTGGTATCAGCGTCACGCAATGGAGAGGAACCAGGGGTAG
- a CDS encoding DUF4921 family protein translates to MSGQMFSRIAPIQTMADGTIKQINPFSGTEVWTVPGRGNRPLTQPKADTKILEPHDHTTFCAFCSERVFETPPEKSRISEGKIFRVRPEQLDGSADFRRVPNLFEIVTYDYWRENYGYTMDADSAQWMNKYLDSDLGREHVMKTVQAKRRAAGQNPDVEEAALLKQGEAFFGGGHDVIIGRRHFRDDAETSDELASAGTLSADEHADLIRFTIDSMADLYRRNRYAQYVAVFQNWLKPAGASFDHLHKQLVAIDDRGVAAQNEIRRLRENPNMYNEWAVDYASARNLVIAENDHAVCFAGFGHRYPTLEVFSKSATPEPWLQSPEEVRAMSDLLHACHAAAGPDVPCNEEWHHKPIGLDIPMPWRVMIKWRVSTLAGFEGGTKIYLNTLSPWDVRDRVVPRLYELRDQGHIRGLRIAEECKVERNSLRYNPLLG, encoded by the coding sequence ATGAGTGGTCAGATGTTTTCTCGCATTGCCCCTATCCAGACGATGGCCGACGGCACGATCAAACAGATCAACCCATTCTCCGGGACCGAGGTGTGGACAGTGCCAGGGCGAGGAAACCGCCCACTCACGCAACCAAAGGCCGACACCAAGATTCTCGAACCCCACGATCACACCACGTTCTGCGCTTTCTGCAGTGAGCGCGTCTTTGAAACCCCGCCGGAAAAATCTCGCATCTCCGAAGGCAAGATCTTCCGTGTGCGCCCGGAACAGCTCGACGGCTCCGCAGATTTCAGGAGGGTCCCGAACCTTTTTGAAATTGTCACCTATGACTATTGGCGTGAGAATTATGGCTACACCATGGACGCTGACTCGGCTCAGTGGATGAACAAGTACCTTGATAGTGACCTCGGTCGCGAACACGTCATGAAAACGGTGCAGGCAAAGCGCCGTGCCGCAGGGCAGAATCCTGACGTAGAGGAAGCTGCGCTTTTGAAACAGGGCGAGGCATTCTTTGGCGGTGGTCACGACGTCATCATTGGCCGTCGACACTTCCGAGACGATGCAGAGACCAGCGATGAATTAGCATCGGCCGGCACTCTGAGCGCCGATGAGCACGCCGATCTTATCCGATTCACCATTGATTCCATGGCGGATCTGTACCGGCGCAATCGATATGCCCAGTACGTTGCGGTGTTCCAGAACTGGCTCAAGCCCGCGGGAGCTTCCTTTGACCACCTACACAAGCAGCTGGTAGCGATTGATGATCGCGGCGTAGCTGCGCAAAATGAAATACGCAGGCTTCGCGAAAATCCCAATATGTATAACGAGTGGGCCGTGGACTACGCCTCAGCGAGGAACTTAGTGATCGCCGAAAATGATCACGCCGTGTGTTTTGCCGGTTTTGGCCACCGCTACCCCACCCTCGAGGTGTTCTCAAAGTCCGCGACACCCGAGCCTTGGCTGCAATCCCCCGAAGAAGTGCGCGCCATGAGCGATCTCCTCCACGCATGTCATGCGGCGGCAGGTCCCGATGTGCCGTGCAATGAAGAGTGGCACCACAAGCCAATCGGGCTCGATATCCCGATGCCGTGGCGGGTGATGATTAAGTGGCGCGTATCCACGCTGGCCGGTTTCGAGGGCGGCACAAAGATCTACCTGAACACGCTCTCGCCGTGGGATGTCCGG